One genomic segment of Mytilus trossulus isolate FHL-02 chromosome 4, PNRI_Mtr1.1.1.hap1, whole genome shotgun sequence includes these proteins:
- the LOC134714027 gene encoding uncharacterized protein LOC134714027, protein MDFLQLNIWLISLILLSEGFMLKRRFKRYPTPPPPTASPVQLTAQTYRAIVNESVPITCPQNKIIRKRMSHSADSLQSMLLEKGGAIIPQLIATEDDSARKFKNLLNLGTFVDEEGIDNHFESVKSPLYKDKLEDDLRKWNHVINSIKSANSSKSANTTLLKSTSDIVHNNINTTIPAMEIHTTESSNSAIHHTISDFLVKNGITLQQLLDYVKSMKISTNPKILMSLQQHKFKRKKRNAGGSTSIQQYCVKKGAPVKNSLLSLCGECAVTTLLPQDRYPRKLNEAVCDNKDLTCLSFSGRPQGACIPGIINLTFLRRRPGSCRMMIRTGEVVDVDEWEPYTQRVRTGCHCAIDKRSYIIPRIDGFAPIVG, encoded by the exons ATGGATTTTTTACAACTAAATATTTGGCTTATATCATTAATATTGTTAAGTGAAGGATTCATGTTAAAAC GAAGATTTAAAAGATACCCAACACCGCCGCCACCAACTGCTTCTCCGGTACAACTTACTGCACAAACATATAGGGCAATAGTGAACGAATCTGTACCAATTACATGTCCACAGAATAAGATTATACGAAAAAGAATGTCACATTCAGCAGATAGCTTACAAAGCATGCTGTTAGAAAAAGGGGGAGCAATAATACCACAACTCATTGCGACGGAGGATGATTCtgcaagaaaatttaaaaacttgcTCAATTTGGGAACATTCGTG gATGAAGAGGGTATAGACAATCATTTTGAAAGTGTAAAATCTCCTCTTTATAAAGACAAACTTGAAGACGATTTACGGAAGTGGAATCATGTGATTAATTCCATTAAAAGTGCAAATAGTTCAAAAAGTGCTAATACAACTTTACTTAAATCTACAAGTGACATTGTTCATAATAATATCAATACAACCATTCCAGCTATGGAAATTCATACGACAGAGAGTTCAAACTCAGCAATTCATCATACCATCTCAGATTTTCTCGTAAAAAATGGCATAACATTACAACAATTATTGGACTATGtgaaatctatgaaaatttCCACTAATCCAAAAATTTTGATGTCATTACAACAACACaaattcaaaagaaagaaaCGAAACGCAGGAG GTTCAACATCTATACAACAATATTGTGTAAAGAAAGGTGCTCCTGTTAAGAACAGTTTATTGAGCCTGTGTGGCGAATGTGCTGTTACGACTTTACTACCACAAGACCGGTATCCTAGGAAACTAAACGAGGCTGTGTGTGATAACAAGGATCTGACATGTCTGAGCTTTAGTGGACGGC CACAGGGTGCATGCATTCCCGGTAtaattaatttaacatttttacgaCGTCGTCCTGGGTCTTGTCGGATGATGATTAGGACGGGAGAGGTAGTTGATGTGGATGAATGGGAGCCGTACACACAGAGAGTTAGAACAGGTTGTCATTGTGCCATTGATAAGCGTTCTTATATAATACCGCGCATAGACGGGTTCGCTCCTATTGTGGGATAA